The Mucilaginibacter gracilis genomic interval TAATCGCTAAAACAAATTCCTAATGCGTCGGCCCTGGGGGAATTCCATCGAAGCATCGACCAGTTTAATAAAAAGATGTATCGATTTGAGTAGAATTCCTATATCTGATTTTTCAGTTGAGGATTTAAGGCTAATGATTGGACAACAGGAAGGATTGCGCTACTTGATTCCAGTTGCGATTGAAATACTAAGCTATGATCTTTTTGCGGAAGGTGATTTTTATCCTGGTGATTTATTAAATAGTGTTTTGGATGTTGATTTTGAATTTTGGAAAAAAAACAAAGTGCTTTGGCAGCAGGTTAATCAGCTTATTTTGGG includes:
- a CDS encoding contact-dependent growth inhibition system immunity protein — protein: MRRPWGNSIEASTSLIKRCIDLSRIPISDFSVEDLRLMIGQQEGLRYLIPVAIEILSYDLFAEGDFYPGDLLNSVLDVDFEFWKKNKVLWQQVNQLILGKEEELRKERISASKFSLSGSPKE